In one window of Streptomyces roseofulvus DNA:
- a CDS encoding oxidoreductase: MTAGLVGAALALSLAAPARAGETPAAPATAASADGWRLTPTGTEVRFRGLAAVDRHTAWAAGSRGTVLRTTDAGRTWRDVSPAGAEDLELRDVEAFDARRAVVLAIGEGEASRLLRTEDGGATWTETFRNTDPRAFYDCVTFLDRRHGLALSDPVDGRFRVLSTRDGGRSWEVLPDAGMPAALPGEAGFAASGQCLVTAGSGGQDVWFATGGAATARVFHSADRGRTWTVTDSPVPAGDPARGVFALAFRDRHHGLAVGGDYRTGRPSPQAAAVTADGGRTWTPAGTPPPAYRSGVAWLPHSRSAALAVGPTGTDLTRDGGRTWRTVDTGSYDTVDCTPDGGCWASGEKGRIAVLARP, translated from the coding sequence ATGACGGCGGGACTGGTGGGGGCGGCGCTGGCGCTGTCCCTCGCGGCCCCCGCGCGGGCCGGGGAGACCCCCGCGGCCCCCGCGACCGCCGCCTCCGCGGACGGCTGGCGGCTCACCCCCACCGGCACCGAGGTCCGCTTCCGCGGTCTCGCCGCGGTGGACCGGCACACCGCCTGGGCCGCCGGCTCCCGGGGCACCGTCCTGCGCACCACCGACGCGGGCCGCACCTGGCGCGACGTCTCGCCCGCCGGCGCCGAGGACCTGGAGCTCCGCGACGTCGAGGCGTTCGACGCCCGCCGGGCCGTCGTCCTCGCCATCGGCGAGGGCGAGGCGTCCCGGCTGCTGCGCACCGAGGACGGCGGCGCCACCTGGACCGAGACCTTCCGCAACACCGATCCGCGCGCCTTCTACGACTGCGTGACCTTCCTCGACCGCCGCCACGGCCTCGCCCTCAGCGACCCCGTCGACGGCCGGTTCCGGGTGCTCTCCACCCGCGACGGCGGCCGCAGCTGGGAGGTCCTGCCGGACGCCGGCATGCCCGCCGCCCTGCCCGGCGAGGCCGGCTTCGCCGCGAGCGGCCAGTGCCTGGTCACGGCGGGGAGCGGCGGGCAGGACGTCTGGTTCGCGACCGGCGGCGCCGCCACCGCCCGCGTCTTCCACTCGGCCGACCGGGGCCGCACCTGGACCGTCACCGACAGCCCGGTCCCGGCCGGCGACCCGGCCAGGGGCGTCTTCGCGCTCGCCTTCCGCGACCGCCACCACGGCCTCGCCGTCGGCGGCGACTACCGCACCGGCCGGCCGTCGCCGCAGGCCGCCGCCGTCACCGCCGACGGCGGCCGCACCTGGACCCCGGCCGGCACGCCCCCGCCCGCCTACCGCTCCGGCGTCGCCTGGCTCCCGCACTCCCGGAGCGCCGCCCTCGCCGTCGGGCCCACCGGCACCGACCTCACCCGCGACGGCGGGCGCACCTGGCGGACCGTGGACACCGGCTCGTACGACACCGTCGACTGCACCCCGGACGGCGGCTGCTGGGCCTCGGGCGAGAAGGGCCGGATCGCCGTCCTCGCGCGCCCCTGA
- a CDS encoding YciI family protein produces MFVLELTYTAPVERADALMDAHIAWLDEQYAAGVFLASGRKNPRDGGVILAAGVDRAAIERIAAADPFSAEGVCAYRITEFYASKTVEALAGYREQPPA; encoded by the coding sequence ATGTTCGTACTCGAATTGACCTACACGGCGCCCGTCGAGCGGGCGGACGCCCTCATGGACGCGCACATCGCCTGGCTGGACGAGCAGTACGCCGCCGGGGTGTTCCTCGCGTCGGGGCGGAAGAACCCGCGGGACGGCGGGGTGATCCTGGCGGCCGGGGTCGACCGGGCCGCGATCGAGCGGATCGCGGCGGCCGACCCCTTCAGCGCCGAGGGCGTGTGCGCGTACCGGATCACCGAGTTCTACGCGTCGAAGACCGTCGAGGCCCTGGCCGGCTACCGCGAGCAGCCGCCGGCCTGA
- a CDS encoding endonuclease V produces the protein MGITGVPAGWPADEETALDVQRELRERLVLDEEGPAAGEGHVTGLDVAYDDERDLVAAAAVVLDAGTLEVVERATAVGRVSFPYVPGLLAFREIPTVLAALDALAADPGLLVCDGYGLAHPRRFGLASHLGVLTGRPAIGVAKNPFTFAYDRPGPDRGDFAPLRADGEEVGRALRTRSGVKPVFVSVGHRISLDNACAHTLALTPRYRIPETTRHADALCRRALQEARAA, from the coding sequence ATGGGGATCACCGGGGTTCCGGCGGGCTGGCCCGCCGACGAGGAGACGGCGCTGGACGTCCAGCGCGAGCTGCGGGAACGGCTCGTGCTGGACGAGGAGGGGCCGGCGGCGGGCGAGGGGCACGTCACCGGGCTCGACGTCGCGTACGACGACGAGCGTGACCTCGTCGCCGCCGCGGCCGTGGTCCTGGACGCCGGGACCCTCGAGGTCGTGGAGCGGGCGACCGCCGTGGGACGGGTCTCCTTCCCTTACGTCCCCGGGCTCCTCGCCTTCCGCGAGATCCCCACCGTGCTGGCCGCCCTCGACGCCCTCGCCGCCGACCCCGGCCTCCTCGTCTGCGACGGCTACGGCCTCGCCCATCCGCGCCGGTTCGGGCTCGCCTCCCACCTCGGCGTCCTCACCGGGCGGCCCGCGATCGGCGTCGCCAAGAACCCGTTCACCTTCGCCTACGACCGACCCGGCCCGGACCGCGGCGACTTCGCGCCGCTGCGCGCCGACGGCGAGGAGGTCGGACGGGCGCTGCGGACCCGGAGCGGGGTCAAGCCCGTCTTCGTCTCCGTCGGCCACCGGATCTCCCTCGACAACGCCTGCGCGCACACCCTCGCGCTCACCCCGCGCTACCGGATCCCCGAGACGACCCGGCACGCCGACGCGCTCTGCCGACGCGCCCTCCAGGAGGCCCGGGCCGCGTAG
- the mmpA gene encoding morphogenic membrane protein MmpA yields MTTPVTTHSRRRSTGRAMPVVLAVAALSALAWTCAILYVLADWTTG; encoded by the coding sequence ATGACAACCCCCGTCACCACGCACTCCCGCCGCCGCTCCACGGGCCGCGCGATGCCCGTCGTCCTCGCCGTCGCCGCGCTCTCCGCGCTCGCCTGGACCTGCGCCATCCTGTACGTGCTCGCCGACTGGACCACCGGATGA
- a CDS encoding VOC family protein, whose product MTGRLRCVVLDCPDSRELARFYREMLGGEITAPDPGLAVGAGSAVLRDAHGPVLAFQDVADHRPPVWGAPEQQVLLDVRVPDPAAAHETVLALGAVPLGEGGGGEDAAGPLWRVYADPAGHPFRLMGD is encoded by the coding sequence ATGACCGGGCGGCTGCGGTGCGTCGTCCTCGACTGCCCCGACTCCCGCGAACTCGCCCGGTTCTACCGCGAGATGCTGGGCGGCGAGATCACCGCGCCCGACCCCGGGCTCGCCGTCGGAGCGGGCTCCGCCGTGCTCCGCGACGCCCACGGGCCGGTCCTCGCCTTCCAGGACGTCGCCGACCACCGGCCGCCCGTCTGGGGCGCCCCCGAGCAGCAGGTCCTCCTCGACGTCCGGGTCCCGGACCCGGCCGCCGCCCACGAGACGGTGCTCGCCCTCGGAGCCGTGCCCCTCGGCGAGGGCGGGGGAGGCGAGGACGCCGCCGGGCCGCTCTGGCGGGTGTACGCCGATCCGGCCGGGCACCCGTTCCGGCTCATGGGGGACTGA
- a CDS encoding RidA family protein — MDLHTTPRRLVSSGSPLEPEIGFSRAVRHGPYVSVAGTAPIAPDGTTTAPGDVYAQTVRCLDIAEAALREAGARLEDVVRTRVLLTDATAWREAARAHGERFAAVRPACTFMEVSRFIDPAWLVEIEVDAVVVDHSAPDMIGW, encoded by the coding sequence ATGGACCTGCACACCACACCGCGACGACTCGTCTCCTCCGGCTCCCCGCTCGAACCGGAGATCGGCTTCTCCCGCGCCGTACGGCACGGCCCGTACGTCTCCGTCGCCGGCACCGCGCCGATCGCGCCCGACGGCACCACCACCGCGCCCGGCGATGTCTACGCCCAGACCGTGCGCTGTCTCGACATCGCCGAGGCGGCCCTCCGCGAGGCGGGCGCCCGCCTGGAGGACGTCGTCCGCACCCGTGTCCTGCTCACCGACGCCACCGCCTGGCGCGAGGCGGCCCGCGCCCACGGCGAGCGGTTCGCCGCCGTCCGGCCCGCCTGCACCTTCATGGAGGTGTCCCGGTTCATCGACCCGGCGTGGCTGGTCGAGATCGAGGTCGACGCCGTCGTCGTCGACCACAGCGCCCCCGACATGATCGGCTGGTGA
- a CDS encoding saccharopine dehydrogenase family protein: METGAGAGRDPGGRRYDVVLFGATGFVGELTAEYLAEHAPAECRWALAGRSAARLAALRDRLAAGRPHLAGLPLLTADSGDPASLRALAESARVVASTVGPYVWYGEGLVAACADAGTDYLDLTGESEFVDLMYVRHDARARETGARLVHACGFDSVPHDLGVLFTVEQLPEGVPLRVDGFVRAGAVFSGGTFASALTAFGRGREILRAAHERRLHAPRLVGRRARAPLGAPRFSTETGTWALPLPTLDPQVVARSAAALARYGPDFRYRHYASVKTLPMALGGTAAIGAAVTAAQLPPVRRWLMDRYAAGSGPSAERRARSWFTVRFVGEGGGRRVLTEVSGGDPGYDETAKMLAEAALCLALDPLPETAGQVTTAVAMGDALITRLRSAGLRFRVAHRG, encoded by the coding sequence ATGGAGACAGGGGCGGGCGCGGGGCGGGACCCCGGCGGACGGCGGTACGACGTGGTCCTGTTCGGGGCGACCGGGTTCGTGGGCGAGCTCACCGCGGAGTACCTGGCCGAGCACGCCCCCGCCGAGTGCCGCTGGGCCCTCGCCGGACGCTCGGCCGCCCGGCTGGCGGCGCTGCGGGACCGGCTCGCCGCCGGCCGGCCGCACCTCGCCGGGCTGCCCCTGCTGACCGCCGATTCCGGCGACCCCGCCTCGCTGCGCGCGCTCGCGGAGTCGGCGCGGGTGGTGGCCTCCACCGTCGGCCCCTACGTCTGGTACGGCGAGGGCCTGGTCGCCGCCTGCGCGGACGCCGGCACCGACTACCTCGACCTGACCGGCGAGTCCGAGTTCGTCGACCTCATGTACGTCCGCCACGACGCCCGCGCCCGGGAGACCGGCGCCCGGCTCGTGCACGCCTGCGGCTTCGACTCGGTCCCGCACGACCTCGGGGTGCTCTTCACGGTGGAGCAGCTGCCGGAGGGCGTACCGCTGCGCGTCGACGGCTTCGTCCGGGCCGGCGCCGTCTTCTCCGGCGGCACCTTCGCCTCCGCGCTCACCGCCTTCGGCCGCGGCCGGGAGATCCTGCGGGCCGCCCACGAGCGCCGGCTGCACGCGCCGCGGCTGGTGGGCCGGCGGGCCCGCGCGCCGCTGGGCGCCCCCCGGTTCAGCACCGAGACGGGCACCTGGGCGCTGCCGCTGCCCACCCTGGACCCGCAGGTGGTGGCCCGGTCGGCGGCCGCGCTCGCACGGTACGGCCCGGACTTCCGCTACCGCCACTACGCCTCGGTGAAGACCCTGCCGATGGCGCTCGGCGGCACGGCGGCGATCGGCGCGGCCGTCACGGCGGCCCAACTGCCGCCCGTGCGACGCTGGCTGATGGACCGTTACGCGGCGGGCTCCGGACCGTCGGCCGAGCGGCGCGCCCGCAGCTGGTTCACGGTCCGGTTCGTCGGCGAGGGCGGCGGGCGGCGGGTCCTCACCGAGGTGTCGGGCGGCGATCCCGGCTACGACGAGACGGCGAAGATGCTCGCCGAGGCGGCGCTCTGCCTCGCCCTGGACCCGCTGCCGGAGACGGCGGGCCAGGTCACGACGGCGGTGGCGATGGGCGACGCGCTCATCACCCGGCTGCGGTCCGCGGGCCTGCGCTTCCGGGTGGCGCACCGGGGGTAG
- a CDS encoding CaiB/BaiF CoA-transferase family protein has protein sequence MSTRQTERTGPLAGVRVVELAGIGPGPFAAMLLADLGADVVRVDRPGGPGLGVDPAKDLTNRNKRSVLVDLKAPDGPATVLDLVERADVLIEGYRPGVAERLGVGPGECLARNPRLVYGRMTGWGQDGPLAPTAGHDIGYIAVTGALGLVGPDPDGPPSIPANLLGDYAGGSLYLVVGVLAALQHARTHGEGQIVDAAIVDGTAHLTTMIHAMLLAGGWQDRRGVNLLDGGCPFYGVYATSDGGHMAVGALEERFYDAFARLLGLPEAGVDATALRRDLARWPELREAVAARFRSRTRAEWTEVFEGSDACVAPVLSLREAPGHPHLAARATFAEHGGLVQPAPAPRFSATPGTLRTGPALPGADTAEVARDWAVPALCPQDAPHTQESKTA, from the coding sequence ATGAGCACGAGGCAGACCGAGCGGACCGGTCCGCTCGCCGGGGTCCGGGTCGTGGAGCTCGCCGGCATCGGCCCCGGCCCCTTCGCCGCCATGCTCCTCGCCGACCTCGGAGCCGACGTCGTCCGCGTCGACCGGCCCGGCGGCCCCGGCCTCGGCGTCGACCCGGCCAAGGACCTCACCAACCGCAACAAGCGCTCGGTCCTCGTCGACCTCAAGGCCCCGGACGGCCCCGCGACCGTCCTCGACCTCGTCGAACGCGCCGACGTGCTGATCGAGGGGTACCGGCCCGGCGTCGCCGAACGCCTCGGCGTCGGGCCCGGCGAGTGCCTCGCCCGCAACCCCCGGCTCGTCTACGGGCGGATGACCGGCTGGGGCCAGGACGGTCCGCTCGCCCCCACCGCAGGACACGACATCGGCTACATCGCCGTCACCGGCGCCCTCGGCCTCGTCGGCCCCGACCCGGACGGCCCCCCGAGCATCCCGGCCAATCTGCTCGGCGACTACGCGGGCGGCTCGCTCTACCTCGTCGTCGGCGTCCTCGCCGCCCTCCAGCACGCGCGGACGCACGGCGAGGGCCAGATCGTCGACGCCGCCATCGTGGACGGCACCGCCCACCTCACCACCATGATCCACGCCATGCTCCTGGCCGGCGGCTGGCAGGACCGGCGCGGGGTGAACCTCCTCGACGGCGGCTGCCCCTTCTACGGGGTGTACGCGACCTCCGACGGCGGCCACATGGCGGTCGGCGCCCTGGAGGAACGCTTCTACGACGCGTTCGCCCGGCTGCTCGGCCTGCCGGAGGCCGGCGTCGACGCCACCGCCCTCCGGCGCGACCTCGCCCGCTGGCCCGAGCTGCGCGAGGCCGTCGCCGCCCGCTTCCGGAGCCGTACCCGCGCCGAGTGGACCGAGGTCTTCGAGGGCTCCGACGCCTGCGTCGCCCCCGTCCTCTCGCTCCGCGAGGCCCCCGGCCACCCGCACCTCGCGGCCCGGGCCACCTTCGCCGAGCACGGCGGACTCGTCCAGCCCGCGCCCGCGCCCCGTTTCTCCGCCACCCCCGGCACCCTCCGTACCGGCCCCGCCCTGCCCGGCGCCGACACCGCCGAGGTCGCCCGCGACTGGGCCGTCCCCGCCCTGTGCCCGCAGGACGCCCCGCACACCCAGGAGTCGAAGACCGCATGA
- a CDS encoding acyl-CoA dehydrogenase family protein, with translation MKRTLYTEDHEAFRAVVRTFLEKEVLPHYAQWEKDGIVSREAWRAAGRQGLLGIAVEEEYGGGGNSDFRYASVLAEEFTRAAAPGLAIGLHNDIIGPYLTKLATDEQKRRWLPGFCSGELITAIAMTEPGAGSDLQGIRTTAEDRGDHWVLNGSKTFISNGILADLVIVVARTTPEGGAHGLSLLVVERGTEGFERGRNLDKIGQKSQDTAELFFTDVRVPKENLLGELNGAFVHLMTNLAQERLAIAVAGIAGAEHLLELTTAYVKEREAFGRPLAKLQHVRFEIAEMATECAVTRAFVDRCIEEHADPTGLGLDPVHASMAKWWATELQKRVADRCLQLHGGYGYMSEFPVARAFTDGRIQTIYGGTTEIMKEIIGRSLLG, from the coding sequence ATGAAGCGCACGCTCTACACCGAGGACCACGAAGCCTTCCGGGCGGTCGTCCGCACCTTCCTGGAGAAGGAGGTGCTGCCGCACTACGCGCAGTGGGAGAAGGACGGCATCGTCTCCCGCGAGGCCTGGCGCGCCGCCGGCCGGCAGGGCCTCCTCGGCATCGCCGTCGAGGAGGAGTACGGCGGCGGGGGCAACTCCGACTTCCGGTACGCCTCCGTCCTCGCCGAGGAGTTCACCCGGGCGGCCGCCCCGGGCCTCGCCATCGGCCTGCACAACGACATCATCGGCCCGTACCTCACCAAGCTCGCCACCGACGAGCAGAAGCGGCGCTGGCTGCCCGGCTTCTGCTCCGGGGAGCTGATCACCGCCATCGCGATGACCGAGCCGGGCGCCGGCTCCGATCTCCAGGGCATCCGCACCACCGCCGAGGACCGCGGCGACCACTGGGTCCTCAACGGCTCCAAGACCTTCATCTCCAACGGCATCCTCGCCGACCTGGTGATCGTCGTCGCGAGGACCACCCCCGAGGGCGGCGCGCACGGCCTCTCCCTCCTCGTCGTCGAGCGCGGCACGGAGGGCTTCGAGCGCGGCCGCAACCTCGACAAGATCGGCCAGAAGTCCCAGGACACCGCCGAACTCTTCTTCACGGACGTCCGCGTCCCCAAGGAGAACCTGCTGGGCGAGCTCAACGGCGCCTTCGTCCACCTGATGACCAACCTGGCCCAGGAGCGCCTGGCCATCGCGGTCGCCGGGATCGCCGGCGCCGAGCACCTGCTGGAGCTGACCACGGCCTACGTCAAGGAGCGCGAGGCCTTCGGCAGGCCGCTCGCCAAGCTCCAGCACGTGCGGTTCGAGATCGCGGAGATGGCCACCGAGTGCGCCGTCACCCGGGCGTTCGTGGACCGGTGCATCGAGGAGCACGCCGACCCCACGGGCCTCGGCCTCGACCCCGTCCACGCCTCCATGGCCAAGTGGTGGGCGACCGAGCTCCAGAAGCGGGTGGCCGACCGCTGTCTGCAACTGCACGGCGGATACGGCTACATGAGCGAATTCCCGGTCGCCCGCGCCTTCACCGACGGCCGCATCCAGACCATCTACGGCGGCACGACGGAGATCATGAAGGAGATCATCGGCCGCTCCCTCCTCGGCTGA
- a CDS encoding acetyl-CoA C-acetyltransferase, producing MSTEAYVYDAIRTPRGRGKATGSLHGTKPIDLVTGLIREIQRRNPSLDPAAIDDIVLGVVGPVGDQGSDIARIAGIAAGLPDTVAGVQENRFCASGLEAVNMAAMKVRSGWEDLVLAGGVESMSRVPMASDGGAWFADPMTNLETNFVPQGIGADLIATIEGFTRRDVDEYAALSQERAATAWKEGRFARSVVPVVDRAGLTVLDHDEFMRPGTTADSLAKLKPSFKDIGELGGFDAVALQKYHWVEEIDHVHHAGNSSGIVDGASLLAVGSREVGERYGLTPRARIVAAAVSGSEPTIMLTGPAPAARKALAKAGLTIDDIDLIEINEAFAAVVLRFVKDMGVSLDKVNVNGGAIALGHPLGATGGIILGTLVDELERQDKRYGLATLCVGGGMGIATIVERV from the coding sequence GTGAGCACCGAAGCGTACGTGTACGACGCGATCCGCACCCCGCGCGGACGCGGCAAGGCCACCGGCTCCCTGCACGGCACCAAGCCCATCGACCTCGTCACCGGCCTGATCCGCGAGATCCAGCGCCGCAACCCGAGCCTGGACCCGGCGGCGATCGACGACATCGTCCTCGGCGTCGTCGGCCCGGTCGGCGACCAGGGCTCCGACATCGCCCGGATCGCCGGCATCGCCGCCGGCCTCCCCGACACCGTCGCCGGCGTCCAGGAGAACCGCTTCTGCGCCTCCGGTCTCGAAGCCGTGAACATGGCCGCCATGAAGGTCCGCTCCGGCTGGGAGGACCTCGTCCTCGCCGGCGGCGTCGAGTCGATGTCCCGGGTGCCGATGGCGTCCGACGGCGGCGCCTGGTTCGCCGACCCGATGACCAACCTGGAGACCAACTTCGTCCCGCAGGGCATCGGCGCCGACCTCATCGCCACCATCGAGGGCTTCACCCGGCGCGACGTCGACGAGTACGCCGCCCTCTCCCAGGAGCGCGCCGCGACCGCCTGGAAGGAGGGCCGCTTCGCCCGCTCCGTCGTCCCCGTCGTCGACCGGGCCGGGCTCACCGTCCTCGACCACGACGAGTTCATGCGCCCCGGCACCACCGCCGACTCCCTCGCCAAGCTCAAGCCGTCCTTCAAGGACATCGGCGAGCTCGGCGGCTTCGACGCGGTCGCGCTGCAGAAGTACCACTGGGTCGAGGAGATCGACCACGTCCACCACGCCGGCAACTCCTCCGGCATCGTCGACGGCGCCTCCCTCCTCGCCGTCGGCTCCCGGGAGGTCGGCGAGCGGTACGGGCTGACGCCGCGCGCCCGGATCGTCGCGGCGGCCGTCTCCGGATCCGAGCCCACCATCATGCTCACCGGCCCCGCCCCGGCCGCCCGCAAGGCGCTCGCCAAGGCCGGCCTCACCATCGACGACATCGACCTCATCGAGATCAACGAGGCGTTCGCCGCGGTCGTCCTGCGCTTCGTCAAGGACATGGGCGTCTCCCTGGACAAGGTCAACGTCAACGGCGGCGCGATCGCGCTCGGCCACCCGCTCGGCGCCACCGGCGGCATCATCCTCGGCACCCTCGTCGACGAGCTGGAGCGCCAGGACAAGCGCTACGGCCTCGCCACCCTCTGCGTCGGCGGCGGCATGGGCATCGCCACCATCGTCGAGCGCGTCTGA
- a CDS encoding 3-hydroxyacyl-CoA dehydrogenase NAD-binding domain-containing protein, protein MSESTTIRWEQDATGIVTLVLDDPNQSANTMNQAFRASITAVADRLEAEKDSVRGIIYTSAKKTFFAGGDLKDMIQAGPEHAPSIFDAAMDMKRALRRIETLGKPVVAALNGAALGGGYEIALASHHRIALDAPGSKIGLPEVTLGLLPGGGGVTRAVRLMGITDALLKVLLQGTQYAPKRALDSGLIHELAATPEEMMAKAIAFIDAHPESAQPWDVPGYRIPGGTPSNPKFAANLPAFPANLRKQLNGAPYPAPQRIMAAAVEGSQVDFETAQVIESRYFTELVTGQTAKNMIQAFFFDLQAVNSGASRPQGVEKRQVRKVAVLGAGMMGAGIAYSCARAGIEVVLKDVTDEAAAKGKAYSEKLCAKAVSRGRTTQEKADALLARITPTADPQALAGCDAVIEAVFEDTALKHKVFQEIQHVVEPDALLCSNTSTLPITVLAEGVERQADFIGLHFFSPVDKMPLVEIIKGERTGDEALARAFDLVRQINKTPIVVNDSRGFFTSRVIGHFINEGVAMVGEGIEPASVEQAAAQAGYPAKVLSLMDELTLTLPRKIRNETRKAVEEAGGTWVSHPGEVVIDRMVDEFGRPGRSGGAGFYDYDESGKRGRLWPGLREHFTKPGYEIPFRDMQERMLFAEALDTVRLLEEGVLTSVADANIGSIMGIGFPAWTGGILQYVNGYEGGVAGFVARARELAETYGERFDPPALLVAKAERGETFTDA, encoded by the coding sequence ATGAGCGAGAGCACCACCATCCGCTGGGAGCAGGACGCCACGGGGATCGTCACCCTCGTCCTCGACGACCCGAACCAGTCCGCCAACACCATGAACCAGGCGTTCCGCGCCTCGATCACGGCCGTGGCCGACCGTCTGGAGGCCGAGAAGGACTCCGTCCGGGGCATCATCTACACCTCCGCGAAGAAGACCTTCTTCGCCGGCGGCGACCTCAAGGACATGATCCAGGCGGGCCCCGAGCACGCCCCGTCCATCTTCGACGCCGCGATGGACATGAAGCGCGCCCTGCGCCGCATCGAGACGCTCGGCAAGCCGGTCGTCGCCGCCCTCAACGGCGCGGCCCTGGGCGGCGGTTACGAGATCGCGCTCGCCTCCCACCACCGGATCGCGCTCGACGCGCCCGGCTCCAAGATCGGGCTGCCCGAGGTCACCCTCGGCCTGCTGCCCGGCGGTGGCGGCGTCACCCGCGCCGTCCGTCTCATGGGCATCACCGACGCCCTCCTCAAGGTCCTCCTCCAGGGCACCCAGTACGCCCCGAAGCGCGCCCTGGACAGCGGCCTGATCCACGAACTGGCCGCCACCCCCGAGGAGATGATGGCCAAGGCCATCGCCTTCATCGACGCCCACCCGGAGTCCGCCCAGCCCTGGGACGTGCCCGGCTACCGGATCCCCGGCGGCACCCCGTCGAACCCGAAGTTCGCCGCCAACCTGCCGGCCTTCCCGGCCAACCTGCGCAAGCAGCTCAACGGCGCGCCCTACCCGGCCCCGCAGCGCATCATGGCCGCGGCCGTCGAGGGCTCCCAGGTCGACTTCGAGACCGCGCAGGTCATCGAGTCCCGCTACTTCACCGAGCTGGTCACCGGCCAGACCGCGAAGAACATGATCCAGGCGTTCTTCTTCGACCTCCAGGCCGTCAACTCCGGCGCCAGCCGCCCCCAGGGCGTCGAGAAGCGCCAGGTCCGCAAGGTCGCCGTGCTCGGCGCCGGCATGATGGGCGCCGGCATCGCGTACTCCTGCGCCCGCGCCGGCATCGAGGTCGTCCTCAAGGACGTCACCGACGAGGCCGCCGCCAAGGGCAAGGCGTACTCGGAGAAGCTCTGCGCCAAGGCCGTCTCCCGGGGCCGCACCACCCAGGAGAAGGCCGACGCCCTCCTCGCCCGCATCACCCCCACCGCCGACCCGCAGGCCCTCGCCGGCTGCGACGCGGTCATCGAGGCCGTCTTCGAGGACACCGCGCTCAAGCACAAGGTCTTCCAGGAGATCCAGCACGTCGTCGAGCCCGACGCGCTGCTCTGCTCCAACACCTCCACCCTCCCGATCACCGTCCTCGCCGAGGGCGTCGAGCGCCAGGCCGACTTCATCGGCCTGCACTTCTTCTCGCCGGTCGACAAGATGCCGCTGGTCGAGATCATCAAGGGCGAGCGGACCGGCGACGAGGCCCTGGCCCGCGCCTTCGACCTGGTCCGCCAGATCAACAAGACGCCGATCGTCGTCAACGACTCGCGCGGCTTCTTCACCTCGCGGGTCATCGGCCACTTCATCAACGAGGGCGTGGCGATGGTCGGCGAGGGCATCGAGCCTGCCTCCGTCGAGCAGGCCGCCGCCCAGGCCGGCTACCCGGCGAAGGTCCTCTCCCTCATGGACGAGCTGACCCTCACCCTGCCGCGCAAGATCCGCAACGAGACGAGGAAGGCGGTCGAGGAGGCGGGCGGCACCTGGGTCTCGCACCCCGGCGAGGTCGTCATCGACCGGATGGTCGACGAGTTCGGCCGCCCCGGCCGCAGCGGCGGCGCGGGCTTCTACGACTACGACGAGTCCGGCAAGCGGGGCAGGCTGTGGCCGGGCCTGCGCGAGCACTTCACCAAGCCCGGGTACGAGATCCCCTTCCGCGACATGCAGGAGCGGATGCTCTTCGCGGAGGCCCTGGACACCGTCCGCCTCCTGGAGGAGGGCGTCCTGACGTCCGTCGCCGACGCCAACATCGGCTCCATCATGGGCATCGGCTTCCCGGCCTGGACCGGCGGCATCCTCCAGTACGTCAACGGCTACGAGGGCGGCGTCGCCGGTTTCGTCGCCCGCGCCCGCGAGCTGGCGGAGACGTACGGCGAGCGGTTCGACCCGCCGGCCCTCCTGGTGGCGAAGGCCGAGCGGGGCGAGACCTTCACGGACGCCTGA